The Pirellulales bacterium genome has a segment encoding these proteins:
- a CDS encoding tetratricopeptide repeat protein, which translates to MSEPTLRRPALAELYEQFLADRDHASFVHRVAQRYHAATLERLAVHSSRWVRRGSVLALGAVGDYLSNTILGHALVDIDRGVRTLAESSIRSIWCRDGSWNQQQQLTRVIALNAAEKHDSARAAAGKLIEENPWFAEAWNQRAIAYFAMGRYFESIADCRRSLELNPFHFGAAAGMGQCHLQLGDHQAALETFRHALKINPSMEGVRANVVYLQKLLKKK; encoded by the coding sequence ATGAGCGAGCCTACGCTACGCCGTCCTGCTTTGGCTGAATTGTACGAGCAATTTCTAGCCGACCGCGACCATGCATCGTTCGTCCACCGCGTCGCCCAACGATATCACGCGGCGACTCTCGAGCGGCTGGCGGTCCATTCGTCGCGCTGGGTCCGCCGAGGCTCGGTGTTGGCCTTGGGAGCGGTTGGCGATTACCTCTCGAACACGATTCTAGGGCATGCGCTGGTGGACATCGACCGGGGCGTCCGTACGCTGGCGGAGTCGTCGATCCGCTCGATTTGGTGCCGCGACGGCAGTTGGAACCAACAGCAACAGCTAACCCGGGTAATTGCCCTGAACGCAGCGGAAAAGCACGATTCGGCCCGTGCGGCTGCCGGCAAGCTGATCGAGGAAAACCCTTGGTTCGCCGAGGCTTGGAATCAGCGCGCCATTGCGTACTTCGCGATGGGCCGATACTTCGAATCAATCGCCGATTGTCGTCGCTCGCTGGAACTGAATCCGTTCCATTTCGGCGCTGCCGCTGGCATGGGACAGTGTCATCTGCAATTAGGCGACCACCAAGCCGCGTTGGAAACATTTCGCCACGCGCTAAAGATCAATCCCAGCATGGAAGGCGTGCGAGCCAACGTGGTCTACCTACAAAAGTTGTTGAAGAAGAAATAA